Genomic DNA from Hymenobacter jejuensis:
AGACCGACGTAAACAGGTTGTGCGTGGCAAGGTGGTTGACCTGCGCGAAGACACTGCCGCCGCTGCCGTACACCGTTGCATCGGCGGCAATACCGGCTTCGTAAGTGGCCCAATCGGGTGCGCCGTTGGTGATCCAGTTCTTGGACAGGCCTGCGGTGATAATGGAAAGAAATGTCGATACAGGGCCACCCAAAATGCGCATTTCCGGCGTGGGTACGGCCTCCGTCAGCACGTTAAGCGTATCGCCGGCTTTGTAGTAGGCAATCAGGCGCTTGAAGCCTTCGGCCAGTTGACCTTGAATGAGGTTTTGCAAACCGGTTTTCAGCGCAATTTCTTTCGGCAGCGCTTCGGCAAGTGCGTCGAGCTGCTTGGCCAGCGTCCCGGCGCTGCTAAACAGATAGCCCAAATGCTCTTTCAACCCCGGTTCATCCCCTTGGTTATCAAGGGTATTCAGAAAGCCAAAAAACTCACTGATTCGGATCCTGTATTGCTCGACATCCTGAATCGAAGCCGTGGCCAGCTGCAGCGATACGTCGTCGGAAAAGAACTGCTGCCAGTCGCCGGCTGCTACGTTGCTGTCGTTGTAATACTTCAGATAACGGCTGTACGCCTGCGCAAACACCATACTGTGCGCGGGCGTGCGCTCGTCCACGGGGGCTGAGTCGGGCGAGAGCGCCTGGCTCGTGCGCTGCGCCTGACTCGTGCCTTCGCGGATGAGTTTGAGCGGGTCCGTGTTCTGAGAGCAGTCCATTTCCGTCGATGTAGGTTATCGGTCCGGCAGCAGGTTGAGGGTAGTCGTCAGGTTGATATCGGTGCCCTCTTTTTTGTAGAAGGGGAAGACGAAATTGAAGCGCGAATTGGTGGTGCGCACCTTGTAAATCACCTCGATAAGCACCACGCCTTCTAGCTCGCGGCTGCTGTCGAGGCGCACGGTTTCGAGGGTAATGCGCGGCTCGAAATACAGAATCGCCGACTCGATTTTATCGGCCATCAGGGTTTTGGTGGTCGTGTCGAGGCTTTCAAACACCAGCTCTTCCATGTTGCAGCCAAACTCGGGCACCATCACCCGTTCGCCCAGCATGGTCGAGAGCAGAATCTCCAGGCTGGAGGCAATGTCTGCTTCCTGCTCCAGCATTTCCACCCCCCGAAATACGGGATTGAAAGTGGGAGGAAATGACCAGCCGCGACCGAGAAAAGTGAGGTTCATAAGAGATGTTTTTATTGTAAATTATTGATAATCAATACATTGTGATCTAAACGAAAAATTTACGTTACGCTTAGCCGCCGATGAGTACGGTAGGCATTCCTGGCCCCAGCACCGCGCCGCCCGACCCGGTTAGGTCGCCGAAACGAGCGGCTGGCAGCCCGCCAATCATCACCGTGAGCGAGCCCTTGACGATGGCATCCACGCCGCACGTATCACCGACGCGGGCCGCCGGCAAGCCGCCAATGAGCACAGTGGGCGCTCCCGGCGGAATAATCGGCGTGGGCACGCCGCTGGTAGCCGGGCTGGAAATCATATCGGTGACGCGGGCCGCTGGAAGCATTGCAATTGATTTATAGCGCGTTAATTGATTCGCACCGTTCCGCCCTGGATGGTGGTCGTGGCGCTGCCTTTCACGGAAGTGCTGGCCCCAGAAAGCTCGGCGCTGCTGGTTCCGGTCGCTTTGAAGGCCGATTTGGCGGCGAGGTCGAAGTTGACGCCCTCGGCTTTGACGTCTTTTTTGGCTTTGAAAACGATGTCCTTGGTGCTTTCTATGGTGATGCCCTTTTTGTCGAGCGTGATTTTGTTGCCGTTTTGGTCTTTGATCGTGATGGCTTTGTCGGCTTCGGAAAGCGTGATCTTGTTGCCGGCAAACGTCTCAAACGCCATCACTTTTTTCTCGTCGTCGAAAGTGATTTTCAGCTTCTCCCGCGACACGTAGCCTTTATGGTGGTTCTTGTCGGAGGGCGGCACGGGGGCCGGTTTTTTGCTGCTGTGGCACATGCCCAGCACTACCGGGTGGCGCGGGTCGTCGTGCAGAAACCCCACAATCACCTCATCGCCGAGTTCCGGCCGGAAGTAAGTGCCGCGGTTGTTGCCGGCATCCAGCGTGGAAATACGCGCCCAAGTGCCTTCTTCCTGCTCGCTGATGAGGGGCAGCCGCACTTTGATGCGGTTTTCGCCGTCGGGGTCGCCTTCCAGCTTCGTGACAACAGCAGCCCGCAGCCCGCTCACGGCCGGCAGCAACCCCGCGGCCGGCAACGGGCGTAGGTTGTAGGTTTCGGCAAATGGCTCGGGGCTGAGGCCAAACTGCACGTCGGTTTCCCAGTTGCCACGGGCAAATTGGTGCCGCACGCCCGCAATAAGCATCTTGCCTTGCATGCGTTCGCCAATGCCTTGTATATCAATAGTTTTGCCCGGCATTACGCCCGCAAAGCCCTGAAACTGCGCGCGGCCCCGCACTTTGCCAAGGCGCTCGCGCTGCAAAGCGCCGTCGGCCCAGGCCTTCAGCTCGGGCGTCGAGAGCTTGCCGCCGTGCCGCAGCAAATGCGCCGCCCCGCCCATGACTTTGGAGAGAGCGTCTGGCGTGAGGTTGCCATTTTTGGTCGTGGCAGGTTCGGCGGCTTCGGCTTCGGCTACTTTCTGTTCGGTAGCGTTCCAGCTATGTGCTTTAATGCCAGGGCTTTGCAAGCGGGCGTCAATTTCGGCGTCGAGCTCCAGCAGGGTGAAGCCAAATGCGGCGTTCACGACGGGCTCTTGCTTGGTATCGGGTTTGGCGATCCGGATTTTGCCGTCCTCGACCAGCACCAGCAAGCCGTTGGCTTCAGCGCGGCAAAGCACGAAATCCCAGTCGGTGGCCTCGTACTGCACTATTTCTTTTAGGTCGGGCTTCGTGGCTTCGACGTCTTTCGAGAGCCCGTAGCGCCCAATGATTTCCTCCAGAATGTCGCTGTCTTTTTTGCCGGCGAAATAATGGCTTTTCAACCCGCACGTCATTTTCACAGCTTCGTCGCGGCATTCGACGATCAGGAAGCTGCTGTTCTTGCGGATTTTGACGCTGTATTTGATCACAATGCCCTTAAACACCGTGTCTTCCTGCGAGCGGTAGCCGAGCTTGATCTCAAGCTTTTTGCCCGGAATAAAGTAGTCCGCATTACCGACTGCGAAGGTGCTGCGCGACGCCTCGCCGTCCTGAATGTGCAGCGTCGCCGACGGAATCCGGTTTACTTCCCGCATCACCACAACAGACTGCACATGGATGGTACCGGGAATTTCGGCGCCTTCCACCAATATTTTAGCTGTGCAGACATCGGGCGTTGCCGGGGTAGGAATAGCGGATTCGTTGGCAGCCATTGGAATTCTTATGCTTTGTAATTACTTGATTGTCAATTAGTTATATTGAATATAGGTATGGGTTTTATCATGCAGTAGTTTTATCAATGGGTGGAAAAACAAGATCTTGCCCCGGCTTTAAGTAGCGGAAATTGCCGAGCCCGTTGGCCGCCGCGACTTGCAGGTAGTAGCGGGCGTCGCCGTAAATGCGGTAGCACAACAAGGGCAGTGTGTCGCCGGCTTTCACCTGCCGGATGTGCGTGAGATCGGGTGATTTTTTGTCCTCTTTGGCCGCCCGAATCTGCTCCTCGATGCTGCTTTTAAACTTCACCCGCGCCACCGCCCGAATCGGGCTGCCGTCCGGATTGAAAAGCTTGTAGGTGATGCTCAGCTCGGTGACGCGGCCTTTGAAAATGGAATTTTGGCCCCACACCAGCTTAAAATGCCGCGGCTCGTGGGAGTCGCCTTTGTACTCGATCAGAATCTGCTTGAGCCGCTTGAGGTCGTCGGCAATGTTCTCGCGGGGCTGCCCGTCGATGATGCCAGTGTTGTCGAACAGAAACTCAAAAGTGATCTCCTCCGGCTCGGTGTATTCGTACTTAAGTTGCTTGCCGCTAGTGCCTTGGCCTTGCCCCGATTCCGAGAATTTCAGCTTGTAATCGAGGGTGTAGGTTTCCGGATTGATCAGCGCCTCGAAGTACGCGTCGTTCTGGATGGCTTCGGGGATGCCACCTTTTTCGGCTTCTTTCGAGTCTTTAAAACCCAGAATCAGCAGCTTTTCCAGTTTCCCCCCGGTGGCCATCAGCGTTCTTGTTTTGCCTGAAAGATTTGCGCGACCTGCTCCACGCACTCTGCGATAATTGCCTGCTTTTCGGCCTCCGCGCTACCATCGCGTGTCGCGGCCAGCAACGTCGTCGGCCGCGACGCCGGGGCTTGGTTTTCGGGGGCGTTTACGGTGACGCGAATGTATAATTCTTTGATTTCGAGGGGCATCACGAAGGAGTTGAGAGCTTAGGTAACCGCTTGATTTACTGCACGCTGAAATAACGATACATCAGTTCGAGCGTTTCGACTACCACGGCGTTGTCGTTGGAATTCAGATCCGACACCAGCCATTTTTTCGGGATGGCCTGCGTGACGTTCCAGGTGCGCAGCGGCTCGCTTTGTTCGTTCAGCAAGATGATGCTCAGATCGGTGGGCCGGAAGTCGCGGTCGCGAAACGCGGCGAGGCACCACTTGATCACGTCCGAGTCGGTGAGCATGCCGCGTTTCAGCACCAGCTCGGCGTATTTGGTGCGCACCGGCAGTTTGTGGGTAAAGCGGTTTTCGCCGCCTTCGCGGAATTCCTCCATCTCGTACTCCACCGACAGGCCCGACACCGACTGAAAGCCCGTGTCGTTCTTGTTTTTGCTGATCCCGAATTCCACGCGGTAGTAGAATCCCCAGGGCGGATAGTAGCCGGCCACGGTCGCGGAACGTTAGATTTTCATCAGTTTCAGGCCTTCATGCGCGATTTCCATGCTTTCCACGGCGATTTCATTGGCGTCGGATTTCAGGTCGGGCGCCGTGATTTTCGTCGGGAAGCAGCGCGTGGCCGACCACGCTGCCACGGGCTCGTGCTTTTCGTTGAGCAGCCGAATCACCACGTCGCGGCGCCCGTTGACGCGCTCGTTGGTGATCTCGTTGAGCCAGTTGTTGAAGTCGAAATCGCC
This window encodes:
- a CDS encoding PAAR domain-containing protein, whose amino-acid sequence is MLPAARVTDMISSPATSGVPTPIIPPGAPTVLIGGLPAARVGDTCGVDAIVKGSLTVMIGGLPAARFGDLTGSGGAVLGPGMPTVLIGG
- a CDS encoding phage tail protein; translation: MAGYYPPWGFYYRVEFGISKNKNDTGFQSVSGLSVEYEMEEFREGGENRFTHKLPVRTKYAELVLKRGMLTDSDVIKWCLAAFRDRDFRPTDLSIILLNEQSEPLRTWNVTQAIPKKWLVSDLNSNDNAVVVETLELMYRYFSVQ
- the vgrG gene encoding type VI secretion system tip protein VgrG — translated: MAANESAIPTPATPDVCTAKILVEGAEIPGTIHVQSVVVMREVNRIPSATLHIQDGEASRSTFAVGNADYFIPGKKLEIKLGYRSQEDTVFKGIVIKYSVKIRKNSSFLIVECRDEAVKMTCGLKSHYFAGKKDSDILEEIIGRYGLSKDVEATKPDLKEIVQYEATDWDFVLCRAEANGLLVLVEDGKIRIAKPDTKQEPVVNAAFGFTLLELDAEIDARLQSPGIKAHSWNATEQKVAEAEAAEPATTKNGNLTPDALSKVMGGAAHLLRHGGKLSTPELKAWADGALQRERLGKVRGRAQFQGFAGVMPGKTIDIQGIGERMQGKMLIAGVRHQFARGNWETDVQFGLSPEPFAETYNLRPLPAAGLLPAVSGLRAAVVTKLEGDPDGENRIKVRLPLISEQEEGTWARISTLDAGNNRGTYFRPELGDEVIVGFLHDDPRHPVVLGMCHSSKKPAPVPPSDKNHHKGYVSREKLKITFDDEKKVMAFETFAGNKITLSEADKAITIKDQNGNKITLDKKGITIESTKDIVFKAKKDVKAEGVNFDLAAKSAFKATGTSSAELSGASTSVKGSATTTIQGGTVRIN
- a CDS encoding DUF5908 family protein, which encodes MPLEIKELYIRVTVNAPENQAPASRPTTLLAATRDGSAEAEKQAIIAECVEQVAQIFQAKQER
- a CDS encoding GPW/gp25 family protein, which codes for MNLTFLGRGWSFPPTFNPVFRGVEMLEQEADIASSLEILLSTMLGERVMVPEFGCNMEELVFESLDTTTKTLMADKIESAILYFEPRITLETVRLDSSRELEGVVLIEVIYKVRTTNSRFNFVFPFYKKEGTDINLTTTLNLLPDR
- a CDS encoding phage tail protein, which gives rise to MAQEYPLPRFHFQVDWGGAKLSFTEVTGLNMQVQVIEYRHSDSRDFSTIKMPGLTKNENMTFKRGKFEGDFDFNNWLNEITNERVNGRRDVVIRLLNEKHEPVAAWSATRCFPTKITAPDLKSDANEIAVESMEIAHEGLKLMKI
- a CDS encoding CIS tube protein, coding for MATGGKLEKLLILGFKDSKEAEKGGIPEAIQNDAYFEALINPETYTLDYKLKFSESGQGQGTSGKQLKYEYTEPEEITFEFLFDNTGIIDGQPRENIADDLKRLKQILIEYKGDSHEPRHFKLVWGQNSIFKGRVTELSITYKLFNPDGSPIRAVARVKFKSSIEEQIRAAKEDKKSPDLTHIRQVKAGDTLPLLCYRIYGDARYYLQVAAANGLGNFRYLKPGQDLVFPPIDKTTA